A window of Piliocolobus tephrosceles isolate RC106 chromosome 13, ASM277652v3, whole genome shotgun sequence contains these coding sequences:
- the MMP12 gene encoding macrophage metalloelastase, with translation MKFLLILLLQATASGALPLNSSTSLEKNNVLFGERYLERFYGLEMNKFRVTKMKYSGNLMKEKIQEMQHFLGLKVTGQLDTSTLEMMHAPRCGVPDVHHFRAMPGGQVWRKHYITYRINNYTPDMNRKDVDYAIQKAFQVWSNVTPLKFSRINTGVADILVVFARGAHGDFHAFDGKGGTIAHAFGPGPGIGGDAHFDDDEFWTTHSEGTNLFLVAVHELGHSLGLGHSSDPKAIMFPTYKYVDINTFHLSADDIRGIQSLYGGPKEHQPMPQPDNLEPALCDPNLSFDAVTTVGDKIFFFKDRFFLLKLSERPRTSVNLISSLWPTLPSGIEAAYEIEARNQVFLFKDDKYWLISNLRPQPDYPKSIYSFGFPDFVKKIDAAVFNPHFYKTYFFVDNQYWRYDERRQMMDPGYPKLITKNFRGIGPKIDAVFYSKNKYYYFFQGSNQFEYDFLLQRITKILKSNSWFGC, from the exons ATGAAGTTTCTTCTAATACTGCTCCTGCAGGCCACTGCTTCTGGAGCTCTTCCCCTGAACAGCTCTACAAgcctggaaaaaaataatgtgcTATTTGGTGAA agATACTTAGAAAGATTTTATGGCCTTGAGATGAACAAATTTCGAGtgacaaaaatgaaatacagtgGAAActtaatgaaggaaaaaatccagGAAATGCAGCACTTCCTGGGGCTGAAAGTGACTGGGCAACTGGACACATCTACTCTGGAGATGATGCACGCACCTCGATGTGGAGTCCCCGACGTCCATCATTTCAGGGCAATGCCAGGGGGGCAGGTATGGAGGAAACATTATATCACCTACAG AATCAATAATTACACACCTGACATGAACCGTAAGGATGTTGACTATGCAATCCAGAAAGCTTTCCAAGTATGGAGTAATGTTACCCCCTTGAAATTCAGCAGGATTAACACAGGCGTGGCTGACATTTTGGTGGTTTTTGCACGTGGAG CTCATGGAGACTTCCATGCTTTTGATGGCAAAGGTGGAACCATAGCTCATGCTTTTGGACCTGGACCTGGCATTGGAGGGGATGCACATTTTGATGATGACGAATTTTGGACTACACATTCTGaag GCACAAACTTGTTCCTTGTTGCTGTTCACGAGCTTGGCCATTCCTTAGGTCTTGGCCATTCCAGTGATCCAAAGGCCATAATGTTCCCCACCTACAAATATGTTGACATCAACACATTTCATCTCTCTGCTGATGACATACGTGGCATTCAGTCCCTCTATG GAGGCCCAAAAGAGCACCAACCCATGCCACAACCTGACAATTTAGAACCAGCTCTCTGTGACCCCAATTTGAGTTTTGATGCTGTCACTACAGTGGGAGATAAGAtctttttcttcaaagacag GTTCTTCTTgctgaagctttctgagagaccaAGAACCAGtgttaatttaatttcttccttatgGCCAACCTTGCCATCTGGCATTGAAGCCGCTTATGAAATTGAAGCCAGaaatcaagtttttctttttaaag ATGACAAATACTGGTTAATTAGTAACTTAAGACCACAGCCAGATTATCCCAAGAGCATatattcttttggttttcctgaCTTTGTGAAAAAAATTGATGCCGCTGTTTTTAACCCACATTTTTATAAGACCTACTTCTTCGTAGATAACCAATATTGGAG GTATGATGAAAGGAGACAGATGATGGACCCTGGTTATCCCAAACTGATTACCAAGAACTTCCGAGGAATTGGGCCTAAAATTGATGCAGTCTTCTACTCTAAAAATA aatacTACTATTTCTTCCAAGGATCTAATCAATTCGAATATGACTTCCTACTCCAACGTATCACCAAAATACTGAAAAGCAATAGCTGGTTTGGTTGTTAG